The Cloacibacillus sp. An23 genome includes a window with the following:
- the dnaE gene encoding DNA polymerase III subunit alpha: MSDKPFVHLHVHTEYSLLDGANKCSALAETTREMGMDSVAITDHGVMFGCVEFYNACNAAGVKPIIGCEVYVDPNGHTCREGKGQNHLILLAENEEGYYNLTKLVSIANTDGFYYKPRIDHDLLARYSKGLICSSACLGGEIPQLIMSGDIEGAERRAGLYSDIMGKGNFFLEVQSNTLPEQALVNKTLVEMSKKLDLPLIATNDSHYMKRSDAEWHDVLLCVQTGSLVSDEKRYRFKGDDYYFRSPEEMWAIFGNDLPESLINTQRIADRCNVKLKTGHYYLPEFPLPEGETLTTHLRKMAADGLKRRLKTDNPPQNYVERLEYELDIIEQMDFPGYFCIVSDIIVAAKSKHIPIGPGRGSAAGSLVAYSLGITDLDPIRYNLLFERFLNPERISMPDIDTDVSDKGRDELIAYIVEKYGSDKVSQIVTFGRMKSRGAIKDVGRALGVPIPEVNAITKLIPAMPTSDIKDIKGALAGVPDLKAAYDSKPEIKKLIDTAMHIEGLARHCSQHAAGVVITPKPTNDMVPVRKFGENQIATQYSMEYVEKLGLVKMDFLGLRTLSVLDGAVRNIEGNGKGHIDLNEIPMDDAKTYDMLQRGDTLGVFQLESSGMTALVRRLRPDCFEDMIALVALYRPGPLESGMVDTYVKCKHGEEQVHYLHPKLEPYMKDTYGVILYQEQVMQSARELAGYTLGEADLLRRAMGKKKKEVMEKERAKFVEGAVKNGVDAKQAGDIFDIIEKFAGYGFNKSHSAAYGLIAYWTAWLKANYGAEYLASYLSSLIGSKMETLGQYIRAVRDAGYEVLPPDINESKEDFTVVGDVIRLGLSAIGKVGDAAVASIIENRTKGGRYTSLWDFLTRVDTRQVNRGVVENLIKSGAFDSLDANRAKLLNALPQLIDLASRKAQNTNQASLFGDDDEDFFTPEMEEVADFSERQKLDLEKESMGLYISGHPFDQYEPAVEPYITCPVSDLPNWRSHQPAVTAGLLTNFTEKFSKAGNAFGTAVIEDNRGTVDMLIFGKRWPLYKHTLQKGALYFVKGQPKDDRGVSLMVDDIYSEEEYKEKLERRAVITVESDGCTDEDYDRIFKVLAKHPGKSEIIFKLHGSGETSVSLIKSMKISVTDELRRELENDSKGLARCL; this comes from the coding sequence ATGTCTGACAAACCTTTCGTACACCTTCACGTACATACAGAATACAGCCTTCTCGACGGAGCGAACAAATGCTCCGCTCTCGCAGAGACCACGCGCGAGATGGGGATGGACTCGGTAGCGATAACGGACCACGGCGTCATGTTCGGCTGCGTGGAATTCTACAACGCCTGCAACGCGGCCGGAGTCAAGCCGATCATCGGATGCGAAGTCTATGTCGATCCCAACGGCCATACCTGCCGCGAGGGCAAAGGACAGAATCATCTGATACTGCTTGCCGAAAACGAAGAAGGCTATTACAACCTGACGAAGCTCGTCTCGATAGCGAACACAGACGGCTTTTATTACAAACCGCGCATAGACCACGACCTGCTCGCGCGCTACAGCAAGGGGCTGATATGCTCGTCGGCCTGTCTCGGCGGCGAGATACCGCAGCTCATAATGAGCGGCGACATAGAAGGAGCGGAGCGGCGCGCCGGCTTATACAGCGACATAATGGGCAAGGGCAACTTCTTCCTCGAGGTCCAGTCGAACACTCTGCCGGAGCAGGCGCTCGTCAACAAGACGCTCGTCGAGATGTCGAAAAAGCTCGACCTTCCTCTTATCGCGACGAACGACTCACACTACATGAAAAGAAGCGACGCCGAGTGGCACGACGTACTGCTCTGCGTTCAGACCGGCAGCCTCGTCTCCGACGAGAAACGCTACCGCTTCAAGGGCGACGACTACTATTTCCGTTCGCCTGAGGAGATGTGGGCGATCTTCGGCAACGACCTCCCCGAGTCCCTGATAAACACGCAGCGTATAGCCGACCGCTGCAACGTGAAGCTCAAGACCGGCCATTATTATCTGCCGGAGTTTCCGCTGCCGGAGGGCGAGACGCTCACGACGCACCTGCGCAAAATGGCGGCGGACGGCCTAAAGCGCAGGCTCAAGACGGACAATCCGCCGCAGAATTACGTCGAGCGTCTCGAATATGAGCTCGACATAATAGAGCAGATGGACTTCCCGGGATATTTCTGCATAGTCTCCGACATCATCGTAGCGGCGAAGTCGAAACACATACCGATAGGGCCGGGGCGCGGCTCGGCGGCGGGCTCGCTCGTCGCCTACTCTCTCGGCATAACGGACCTCGACCCGATACGCTATAATCTGCTCTTCGAACGATTCCTCAACCCGGAACGCATAAGCATGCCGGATATCGACACCGACGTCTCCGATAAGGGGCGCGACGAGCTGATAGCCTACATAGTAGAGAAATACGGCTCTGACAAAGTGTCGCAGATAGTCACCTTCGGACGAATGAAGAGCCGCGGCGCGATAAAGGACGTAGGACGCGCGCTCGGAGTGCCGATCCCGGAGGTCAACGCGATAACGAAGCTCATCCCCGCGATGCCGACCTCGGACATCAAGGACATAAAGGGCGCGCTAGCCGGCGTGCCCGACCTTAAGGCCGCCTATGACTCCAAGCCCGAGATAAAGAAGCTCATAGACACCGCTATGCACATCGAAGGGCTCGCGCGCCACTGTTCGCAGCACGCGGCCGGCGTCGTCATCACGCCGAAGCCGACCAACGACATGGTGCCGGTGCGCAAATTCGGCGAGAACCAGATAGCGACGCAGTACTCCATGGAATATGTGGAGAAGCTCGGCCTCGTCAAGATGGACTTCCTCGGGCTGCGCACGCTCTCGGTCCTCGACGGCGCCGTGCGCAACATCGAGGGGAACGGCAAGGGACACATCGACCTCAACGAGATACCTATGGACGACGCCAAGACCTACGACATGCTGCAGCGCGGCGACACTCTCGGCGTCTTCCAGCTTGAATCGTCCGGCATGACTGCGCTCGTGCGCCGGCTGCGTCCCGACTGCTTCGAAGACATGATAGCGCTCGTCGCGCTCTACCGCCCGGGGCCGCTTGAAAGCGGAATGGTCGATACGTACGTGAAATGCAAGCACGGCGAGGAACAGGTACACTATCTGCATCCGAAGCTCGAGCCCTACATGAAGGACACCTACGGAGTCATACTCTACCAGGAGCAGGTCATGCAGAGCGCGCGCGAGCTTGCGGGCTACACGCTCGGCGAAGCGGACCTTCTGCGCCGCGCGATGGGAAAAAAGAAAAAAGAGGTCATGGAGAAGGAACGCGCGAAATTCGTCGAAGGCGCCGTGAAGAACGGCGTCGACGCGAAACAGGCGGGCGACATCTTCGACATCATAGAGAAGTTCGCGGGCTACGGTTTCAACAAGTCGCACAGCGCCGCCTACGGCCTCATAGCGTACTGGACGGCGTGGCTCAAAGCCAACTACGGAGCGGAATACCTCGCGTCGTACCTTTCAAGTCTTATAGGCTCGAAGATGGAGACGCTAGGGCAGTACATACGCGCCGTCAGGGATGCGGGATACGAGGTCCTTCCGCCGGATATAAACGAATCTAAGGAAGATTTCACCGTCGTCGGCGACGTCATAAGACTCGGGCTATCCGCAATAGGCAAGGTCGGAGACGCGGCGGTAGCGAGCATCATCGAAAACAGGACGAAGGGCGGAAGATATACGTCGCTGTGGGATTTCCTCACGCGCGTGGACACGCGGCAGGTCAACCGCGGCGTAGTAGAAAACCTCATAAAGTCAGGCGCGTTCGACAGCCTCGACGCGAACAGGGCGAAGCTCCTCAACGCGCTGCCGCAGCTTATAGACCTCGCCTCGCGCAAAGCGCAGAACACGAACCAGGCGTCGCTCTTCGGAGACGACGACGAGGACTTCTTCACGCCCGAGATGGAAGAAGTGGCGGACTTCAGCGAAAGGCAGAAGCTTGACCTAGAGAAAGAAAGCATGGGGCTCTACATATCAGGACATCCGTTCGACCAGTACGAGCCGGCGGTCGAACCCTACATCACCTGCCCCGTGAGCGACCTGCCGAACTGGCGCTCGCACCAGCCGGCTGTGACGGCGGGACTGCTTACAAACTTCACGGAGAAATTCAGCAAGGCGGGCAACGCTTTCGGCACGGCTGTCATAGAGGACAACAGGGGCACCGTCGATATGCTAATATTCGGCAAGCGCTGGCCTCTGTACAAGCACACGCTTCAGAAGGGGGCGCTCTATTTCGTGAAAGGCCAGCCGAAGGACGACCGCGGCGTGTCGCTTATGGTGGACGACATATATTCCGAGGAAGAGTACAAAGAAAAGCTCGAACGCCGCGCGGTGATAACCGTCGAAAGCGACGGCTGCACCGACGAGGATTACGACAGGATATTCAAGGTGCTCGCGAAGCATCCGGGCAAGAGCGAGATTATATTCAAGCTGCACGGCTCCGGCGAAACCTCCGTTTCCCTGATTAAGAGCATGAAGATCAGCGTTACGGACGAGCTGAGGCGGGAGCTTGAGAACGATTCGAAAGGACTGGCGCGCTGCCTGTAG
- the mtrB gene encoding trp RNA-binding attenuation protein MtrB, whose product MNGKPDEGVADYIAVKALENGVTVTGVTRGAENRFLHTEKLEEGEVWIAQFTEHISAMKIRGRAKVLTAYGEIESGKSEK is encoded by the coding sequence ATGAACGGAAAACCGGACGAAGGAGTCGCGGACTACATAGCGGTCAAGGCGCTCGAAAACGGCGTAACGGTAACCGGCGTAACGCGCGGTGCAGAAAACAGATTCCTCCACACCGAGAAACTGGAGGAGGGAGAGGTGTGGATAGCGCAGTTTACCGAGCACATATCCGCGATGAAGATACGCGGCCGCGCGAAGGTGCTGACGGCCTACGGGGAAATAGAGAGCGGAAAATCAGAAAAGTAA
- the pyk gene encoding pyruvate kinase: protein MMERIKRNVKIVCTIGPSCWDYDKLFALAKAGMNVARLNFSHGDYESHMRTLRNVRAVEQELQTPIAVLLDTKGPEIRTGELPGHGKVMVKADSEFTLFFEKKEGDEHGVYVDYPKLASEVKKGQNIFIDDGVIHLEVVKTSPQGINCRVIVGGELGEHKGVNVPGADLSVPTLTEKDIADLKWGADNNVDYVAISFVRCKEDVIEVRRVLEAAGASAKVIAKMETRQSVDNLDAILEVVDGMMVARGDLGVEMRTEDVPMIQKEIIERCRKQGKPVIVATQMLDSMIRNPRPTRAESSDVANAVIDGADAVMLSGETAGGKYPVESVETMDRIIVRTEQDMALWCRKPRSLPAVCETADAVSHAARDVAKEVAAAAIVPLTSSGNTARMVSKYRPTCPIIAMTPSLSTWRQLSLVWGVMPCICPITHQLEESLKNAISLIKRESLVANGDNVVIMSGMPLGEPGSTNMLNVIRIANVIARGLSLVRRRVTGTARKASSPQEALKKISEGDILVIKKSEKEYVPAFEKAAAVITEEGGLTSHAGVISLDRGIPCITDAAGAMENIKDGMTITIDGVHGVVYAGSTN from the coding sequence ATGATGGAAAGAATCAAACGCAACGTAAAGATAGTATGCACGATAGGGCCGTCCTGCTGGGACTACGACAAGCTGTTTGCGCTCGCGAAAGCCGGCATGAACGTCGCGCGGCTCAATTTCAGCCACGGCGACTATGAATCGCACATGCGGACGCTCAGGAACGTCCGCGCGGTCGAACAGGAGCTGCAGACGCCGATAGCGGTGCTGCTGGACACGAAGGGGCCGGAGATAAGGACCGGCGAGCTGCCGGGCCACGGCAAGGTCATGGTGAAGGCCGACAGCGAGTTTACGCTTTTCTTTGAAAAGAAGGAAGGCGACGAACACGGAGTGTACGTGGATTACCCGAAGCTCGCTTCCGAGGTCAAGAAAGGGCAGAACATATTCATAGACGACGGCGTAATACACCTGGAAGTCGTGAAGACGTCTCCGCAGGGGATAAATTGCCGCGTGATAGTCGGCGGCGAGCTCGGCGAGCACAAAGGCGTCAACGTACCGGGAGCCGACCTCTCAGTGCCGACGCTTACGGAAAAGGATATCGCCGACCTCAAGTGGGGCGCGGATAACAACGTGGACTACGTCGCGATCTCATTCGTGCGCTGCAAGGAAGACGTCATCGAGGTTCGCCGCGTGCTCGAGGCCGCCGGAGCTTCCGCGAAGGTCATCGCGAAGATGGAGACGCGCCAGTCCGTGGACAACCTCGACGCGATACTCGAGGTCGTGGACGGCATGATGGTCGCGCGCGGCGACCTGGGCGTCGAGATGCGCACCGAGGACGTGCCTATGATACAGAAGGAGATAATCGAGCGCTGCCGCAAGCAGGGCAAGCCAGTCATCGTAGCGACGCAGATGCTCGACTCGATGATACGCAACCCGCGCCCGACGCGCGCTGAGTCGAGCGACGTGGCGAACGCGGTCATCGACGGAGCCGACGCGGTCATGCTCTCCGGCGAGACCGCCGGAGGCAAGTATCCGGTCGAGTCCGTGGAGACGATGGACAGGATAATCGTCAGGACCGAGCAGGACATGGCGCTCTGGTGCCGCAAGCCGCGTTCGCTTCCGGCGGTGTGCGAGACTGCGGACGCCGTGAGCCACGCCGCGCGCGACGTAGCGAAGGAGGTCGCGGCGGCGGCCATAGTGCCGCTGACGTCGAGCGGCAATACGGCGCGCATGGTCAGCAAGTACCGTCCGACCTGCCCGATTATAGCCATGACTCCGTCGCTCTCGACGTGGCGGCAGCTCTCGCTCGTCTGGGGCGTCATGCCGTGCATCTGCCCTATCACGCACCAGCTCGAGGAATCGCTTAAGAACGCCATATCGCTGATAAAGAGGGAGTCGCTCGTCGCCAACGGCGACAACGTCGTGATAATGTCTGGAATGCCGCTGGGCGAACCAGGCAGCACGAACATGCTGAACGTCATACGCATCGCGAACGTCATTGCGCGCGGCCTTTCGCTGGTCCGCCGCCGCGTCACCGGGACCGCCCGCAAGGCGTCGTCGCCGCAGGAGGCGCTTAAGAAAATATCCGAGGGCGACATACTCGTCATCAAAAAAAGCGAGAAAGAGTACGTCCCGGCTTTCGAGAAGGCCGCTGCCGTAATCACAGAGGAAGGCGGCCTGACGTCGCACGCCGGCGTCATATCGCTTGACCGCGGCATTCCCTGCATCACCGACGCGGCGGGGGCGATGGAGAATATCAAGGACGGCATGACCATCACGATAGACGGAGTGCACGGGGTCGTCTACGCGGGAAGCACTAACTGA
- a CDS encoding deoxyribonuclease IV: MALIGAHMSVAGGLDKAFERADALGCESMQIFTRSQRQWQTRPVSLQEAEAFYRAWQRSNVGPVVSHASYLINIASPDAAVRAKSAAALREEVERCRQLNIDDIVLHPGFAMDGGIEAAAANIAETLLRIFDDTQEYKTRVLLETMAGQGSCVGGDLAHFTEILDKANWHPRIGLCIDTCHVFAAGYDLRSSDAYERLVAAADKHVGLSRVRCWHLNDSKAAKGTHLDRHAHLGEGEIGLHPFALLMNDERFADIPTILETPKEGVGDEGNLSFLRKVRGQ, from the coding sequence ATGGCGCTGATCGGCGCTCACATGTCCGTCGCGGGCGGGCTGGACAAGGCCTTCGAACGCGCGGACGCGCTCGGCTGCGAGTCGATGCAGATATTCACGCGCAGCCAGCGCCAGTGGCAGACGCGCCCCGTCTCCCTCCAGGAGGCGGAGGCTTTCTACCGGGCTTGGCAGCGCTCGAACGTCGGCCCCGTCGTTTCGCACGCCTCATATCTCATCAACATAGCCTCGCCGGACGCGGCCGTGCGCGCCAAAAGCGCCGCCGCGCTGCGCGAGGAGGTCGAACGATGCCGCCAACTGAATATTGACGACATCGTGCTGCACCCGGGCTTCGCTATGGACGGAGGCATAGAGGCGGCGGCCGCGAACATCGCCGAGACGCTGCTGCGCATCTTCGACGATACGCAGGAATATAAGACGCGCGTCCTGCTTGAGACCATGGCTGGTCAGGGGAGCTGCGTCGGCGGTGATCTCGCGCATTTTACGGAAATTCTCGACAAGGCGAACTGGCACCCGAGAATCGGTCTCTGCATAGACACATGTCACGTGTTCGCCGCCGGATACGATCTTCGCTCTTCGGACGCCTACGAGCGCCTCGTCGCGGCGGCGGACAAACACGTCGGGCTTTCGCGCGTGCGCTGCTGGCATCTCAACGACAGCAAGGCCGCGAAAGGGACGCATCTCGACCGCCACGCTCATCTCGGCGAGGGCGAGATAGGGCTTCATCCGTTCGCGCTGCTTATGAACGACGAGCGCTTCGCGGACATTCCGACGATACTTGAGACGCCGAAAGAGGGCGTCGGCGACGAAGGCAATCTTTCCTTCTTAAGAAAGGTGCGCGGGCAATAG
- the cdaA gene encoding diadenylate cyclase CdaA, whose product MAFFNLRWQDFLDILIVAFLIYRILLLLVGTRAMQLIRGLMIIGLIGAAANLLDLRSLSNIMGRMIGALIIIIPILFQPELRRMLEELGKGHLWKVGSSAQEIDQRAEQLTKALLYCQSQRIGALVVLQRDTSLKDVWRTAVLLNADITEELLISIFWPGTPLHDGAVVIDQGGIVAAGCYLPLTEKTDISRWYGTRHRAALGVSEMSDSIAIVVSEERGEIKAAVAGHFSRPLSEAQVRKLCSHYFSHEAKETNFMERLRGELKQQWSGGDKNA is encoded by the coding sequence TTGGCTTTCTTCAACCTGCGCTGGCAGGATTTCCTTGATATACTCATAGTCGCTTTTCTCATATACAGGATATTGCTTCTGCTCGTCGGCACGCGCGCGATGCAGCTTATCCGCGGGCTTATGATAATAGGTCTGATCGGCGCGGCTGCGAACCTGCTCGACCTGCGCAGCCTCTCCAACATCATGGGACGCATGATCGGCGCACTCATAATCATCATACCGATATTGTTCCAGCCCGAGCTGCGCCGTATGCTTGAAGAGCTCGGCAAAGGGCATCTCTGGAAGGTCGGCAGCAGCGCGCAGGAGATCGACCAGCGGGCCGAGCAGCTCACTAAGGCTCTGCTTTACTGCCAGTCGCAGCGTATCGGCGCGCTTGTGGTGCTGCAGCGCGACACGAGCCTGAAGGACGTCTGGCGCACAGCCGTGCTGCTCAACGCCGACATTACGGAAGAACTTCTTATTTCGATATTCTGGCCCGGTACGCCGCTTCACGACGGCGCCGTCGTTATAGACCAGGGCGGCATAGTCGCGGCGGGCTGCTATCTTCCGCTCACTGAAAAGACCGATATATCGAGATGGTACGGCACGCGCCACCGCGCGGCGCTCGGAGTCTCGGAGATGTCCGACTCGATAGCCATCGTCGTATCCGAGGAGCGAGGCGAGATAAAAGCAGCGGTCGCCGGACATTTCTCAAGGCCGCTCAGCGAGGCTCAGGTGCGCAAGCTGTGCAGCCATTACTTCAGCCACGAGGCCAAGGAGACGAACTTCATGGAGCGCCTGCGCGGCGAGCTGAAGCAGCAGTGGTCGGGAGGCGACAAAAATGCCTAA
- a CDS encoding CdaR family protein: MPKEWKDFIAARLVNAHKSAVKLLARFNYKGGNFLQSKMFLGGVSLCISILLWSLVALDSNAESARTMRDTIEYVNLGAGLSVNAPVKEVEIKLEGKINELSGIEPSDIVSEVDLANLRTGRYTLPVRFEAPTFARVRSWQPALVEVEIYRNVERRFEVTPQVSGDAPDGKVVSSVVLSPDHAVVRGPETDVLSVQGLDAFVNLDHLGANGSIKVPVMVKDAQESGDTASRHGRVSVSPREVEASVTFEDEIVGDRIPVKVSVVGEPHEGLQVESVKVIPDSVSIRGSSKTVKSIQSLDLPPVDITGLEQDIQLMIPMEPTQLPPGVEITGTDRARVEIHLSKKMSVTTFSNVPLMLSGSPASKEWRFSPPSVSVTIEGPETAIEGLEGNGPPCELYIDVSNIVSQHTELPVLVRGLRPGFHVVRTEPEEVSVTAVE, from the coding sequence ATGCCTAAGGAATGGAAAGACTTCATAGCCGCGAGGCTCGTCAATGCGCACAAGAGCGCCGTCAAGCTGCTGGCGAGATTCAACTACAAGGGCGGGAATTTCCTCCAGTCCAAGATGTTTCTCGGCGGCGTCTCGCTCTGCATATCCATTCTGCTCTGGTCGCTCGTCGCGCTCGACAGCAACGCCGAGTCGGCGCGCACCATGCGGGACACTATAGAATACGTCAACCTCGGGGCGGGGCTCTCCGTAAACGCTCCTGTCAAAGAGGTTGAAATCAAGCTTGAAGGCAAAATCAACGAGCTCTCCGGCATAGAGCCGTCGGACATCGTCTCCGAGGTGGACCTGGCTAATCTCAGAACGGGACGCTACACGCTGCCGGTACGCTTCGAGGCGCCGACCTTCGCGCGCGTCAGGAGCTGGCAGCCGGCCCTCGTCGAAGTGGAAATCTACCGCAACGTGGAGCGCCGGTTCGAGGTGACGCCGCAGGTGAGCGGCGACGCTCCGGACGGCAAGGTGGTCTCTTCGGTCGTGCTGAGCCCCGACCACGCGGTCGTCAGAGGGCCTGAGACCGACGTCCTGTCGGTGCAGGGGCTCGATGCGTTCGTGAACCTCGACCACTTAGGCGCGAACGGCAGCATAAAGGTTCCGGTCATGGTGAAGGACGCGCAGGAGTCGGGCGACACCGCGTCGCGTCACGGGCGCGTCTCCGTCTCGCCGCGCGAGGTCGAGGCCTCCGTGACCTTCGAGGACGAAATAGTGGGCGACAGGATACCGGTCAAAGTTTCAGTCGTCGGCGAGCCTCACGAGGGGCTTCAGGTAGAATCCGTCAAGGTCATCCCCGACAGCGTCTCGATACGCGGCAGCAGCAAGACGGTCAAGAGCATACAGTCGCTCGACCTTCCGCCGGTAGACATCACCGGCCTTGAACAGGATATCCAGCTTATGATACCTATGGAGCCGACGCAGCTTCCGCCCGGAGTCGAAATAACCGGGACGGACAGGGCGCGCGTCGAGATACATCTATCGAAGAAGATGAGCGTGACGACCTTCTCGAACGTTCCGCTGATGCTCTCCGGCAGCCCGGCGTCTAAGGAATGGCGCTTCTCTCCGCCGTCGGTCAGCGTCACCATCGAGGGCCCGGAGACGGCTATAGAAGGGCTCGAGGGAAACGGCCCGCCGTGCGAGCTCTACATCGACGTGTCGAACATCGTCTCGCAGCACACGGAGCTTCCGGTGCTCGTGCGCGGCCTGAGGCCCGGTTTCCATGTCGTCAGGACGGAGCCCGAGGAGGTTTCCGTAACTGCGGTAGAATAA
- the glmM gene encoding phosphoglucosamine mutase, which yields MAFLNEAKGKKRQFFGTDGVRDIANRGMMTPDAAMKLGAAYAVFLAERGAERPKIAVGRDTRLSGEMLQSALMAGIASSGGDAVDLGVIPTPGVSCAAMRGPFSGGAVVSASHNPAEYNGIKFLDGEGFKLTDGDEAEIEEIFLDDARRRRAEPERIGTVRCGEEYRAGYLESLGRLFRGIEDKSYPIVIDAANGAASDFVGPLFSEWGGGVTFMGDVPDGTNINKNVGVTHIEALAAKVCEKGASLGIAYDGDTDRVLMCDGRGRVLDGDVMLWVIGRWLASRGTLGAGVTATVMSNMALEDLLAKENIKVFRCQVGDRYVLDTMKREGARIGGEQSGHIIALDYANTGDGLCSGLLFLKAVADLGEDVSTLADRFERYPQVLRNMKVADKNAVMSSPLVEAAAKEAERLLAGKGRMLLRPSGTEPLVRIFAESRDAELMNRAADIMEEAIGKAVEGR from the coding sequence GTGGCCTTCTTGAACGAAGCGAAAGGGAAGAAAAGACAATTTTTCGGCACCGACGGCGTGCGCGACATAGCGAACCGAGGCATGATGACGCCGGACGCAGCGATGAAGCTCGGCGCGGCATACGCGGTCTTTCTCGCCGAACGCGGGGCAGAGCGTCCGAAAATAGCCGTCGGCCGCGATACCAGGCTTTCCGGCGAAATGCTCCAGTCCGCGCTTATGGCCGGCATCGCGTCTTCAGGCGGAGACGCTGTGGACCTCGGCGTCATTCCGACGCCGGGCGTGAGCTGCGCCGCCATGCGCGGGCCGTTCAGCGGCGGCGCGGTGGTCAGCGCTTCGCACAATCCCGCGGAATACAACGGGATAAAATTCCTCGACGGCGAAGGCTTCAAGCTCACCGACGGCGACGAGGCGGAGATAGAGGAAATATTCCTCGACGACGCGCGCCGCAGACGCGCCGAGCCGGAACGCATCGGCACCGTCCGCTGCGGCGAAGAATACCGCGCCGGATACCTCGAATCGCTGGGCAGGCTCTTCCGCGGCATCGAGGACAAATCCTACCCGATAGTGATAGACGCGGCGAACGGCGCGGCTTCGGACTTCGTCGGCCCGCTATTCTCCGAATGGGGCGGAGGCGTCACCTTCATGGGCGACGTTCCGGACGGCACGAACATAAACAAGAACGTCGGCGTTACCCATATAGAGGCGCTTGCGGCGAAAGTCTGCGAAAAGGGCGCGTCGCTCGGCATCGCATACGACGGCGACACCGACCGCGTGCTCATGTGCGACGGACGCGGGCGCGTCCTCGACGGCGACGTCATGCTGTGGGTCATAGGACGCTGGCTCGCCTCGCGCGGGACGCTCGGCGCGGGCGTTACGGCCACAGTCATGTCCAACATGGCGCTCGAAGACCTCCTTGCGAAGGAAAACATAAAGGTTTTCCGGTGCCAGGTCGGCGACCGTTACGTTCTCGATACGATGAAGCGTGAGGGCGCGCGCATAGGCGGCGAACAGTCCGGTCACATCATAGCGCTCGACTACGCGAACACTGGAGACGGACTTTGCTCCGGCCTGCTCTTCCTCAAGGCCGTCGCCGACCTCGGCGAGGACGTTTCGACGCTCGCGGACCGCTTCGAACGCTATCCGCAGGTGCTTCGCAACATGAAGGTCGCGGACAAGAACGCCGTCATGTCGAGCCCGCTCGTGGAAGCCGCCGCCAAGGAGGCGGAGCGGCTGCTCGCGGGCAAAGGGCGCATGCTGCTGCGTCCGTCGGGCACGGAGCCGCTCGTCAGGATATTCGCGGAATCACGCGACGCTGAGCTGATGAACAGGGCCGCGGACATAATGGAAGAGGCGATAGGAAAGGCGGTAGAAGGGCGATGA
- a CDS encoding UTP--glucose-1-phosphate uridylyltransferase, with product MNSNAEYRRVRTAVFPVAGLGTRFLPATKDIPKEMMPLIDRPLIHHGVDEAVASGCTRVVFVTGQGKESICRYFEPSFELSALLRERGKGELADVVDSIYKLAEFHYAYQAKPLGLGHAVLCAEEFCRDEYFGLLLPDDVMTAEPTALAQLEAVREKYEGSVLCLEEVSPEDVSRYGIVDAEEIEPGVYRIKGLVEKPKPEEAPSRLAIMGRYLLSPKIFKHLKNLKRGAGGEYQLTDAIASLLEEEPVYATVYKGQRLDCGIKEGWIQATVVKALEDEKLRDIVLAAVAEYEASANGEKTK from the coding sequence ATGAACTCCAACGCGGAATACAGAAGGGTCAGAACGGCTGTGTTTCCCGTCGCCGGGCTGGGGACTCGCTTCCTCCCCGCGACGAAAGACATCCCGAAGGAGATGATGCCGCTCATAGACAGGCCGCTCATCCACCACGGCGTAGACGAGGCGGTAGCCTCCGGCTGCACGCGCGTCGTCTTTGTGACGGGGCAGGGCAAGGAGAGCATCTGCCGCTACTTCGAGCCGTCGTTCGAACTCTCGGCGCTGCTGCGCGAGCGCGGCAAGGGAGAACTCGCCGACGTGGTCGATTCCATATACAAGCTCGCTGAGTTCCACTACGCCTACCAGGCGAAGCCGCTCGGCCTTGGACACGCCGTGCTCTGCGCCGAGGAATTCTGCCGCGATGAATACTTCGGCCTGCTTCTCCCAGACGACGTTATGACAGCCGAGCCGACGGCGCTGGCGCAGCTTGAGGCCGTGCGCGAAAAATACGAAGGCTCCGTGCTCTGTCTCGAAGAGGTCTCGCCGGAGGACGTCTCGCGCTACGGAATAGTAGACGCCGAAGAGATCGAGCCAGGCGTATATCGAATAAAAGGACTCGTCGAAAAGCCGAAGCCGGAAGAAGCGCCCTCGCGCCTCGCGATAATGGGCCGCTACCTGCTCTCGCCGAAAATATTCAAACATCTGAAAAACCTAAAACGCGGCGCCGGCGGCGAATACCAGCTCACCGACGCCATAGCTTCGCTGCTCGAGGAAGAGCCGGTCTACGCGACGGTGTACAAAGGACAGCGCCTAGACTGCGGCATAAAAGAAGGCTGGATACAGGCGACCGTCGTGAAGGCGCTCGAGGACGAAAAGCTGCGCGATATAGTTCTCGCGGCCGTAGCTGAATATGAAGCGTCCGCAAATGGCGAAAAAACAAAATAG